A stretch of Desulfurivibrio alkaliphilus AHT 2 DNA encodes these proteins:
- the yajC gene encoding preprotein translocase subunit YajC, whose product MVSVAHAAEAAPAAGGFGAFIPLILIFVIFYFLLIRPQQKKAKEHQQFLAAMKIGDEVITSGGIQGTITGLSDNVVTLEIADKTRVKVARPYIMGPVSQDLGMARPAGG is encoded by the coding sequence ATGGTAAGCGTAGCGCACGCCGCGGAAGCGGCGCCGGCGGCCGGCGGTTTCGGGGCTTTTATCCCCCTGATTCTTATTTTTGTTATCTTCTATTTTCTGCTCATTCGGCCCCAGCAGAAAAAAGCCAAGGAACACCAGCAGTTTTTGGCGGCCATGAAGATCGGTGACGAGGTCATCACCAGCGGCGGCATCCAGGGGACGATTACCGGCCTGTCCGATAACGTGGTCACCCTGGAGATTGCCGACAAGACCAGGGTCAAGGTAGCCCGGCCCTACATCATGGGCCCGGTCAGCCAGGATCTGGGCATGGCCAGACCGGCCGGCGGCTGA
- a CDS encoding peptidase U32 family protein, with protein MPPANDPAQSPLPNRWPELLAPAGNLEKLQVAIHYGADAVYLGGSRFGLRAHAGNFSDEELRTATALAHEHGVRVYVTVNIFAHQQDFAGLPEYLVFLRELGVDGLIIADPGILAVARRTVPELPVHLSTQANVTNPESAAFWEACGVSRINPARELSLAEIKGLRQRVRAELEIFVHGALCISYSGRCFLSLYLTGRDANRGDCAHPCRYRYRLLEEKRPGQFFPLEEDERGSYIFNAKDLCLLNRLPELIRTGADALKIEGRMKSLFYVGTVVRLYRAALDFWQQQGLDTPLPPAFAEELSKIGGRGQSENFFEQQPEATEMLYDGTTANPRGVPAAIVRKGGPAPLVEARNPFQCGDTIEFLERGLNNIPCRVTAIHDLEGQALARANPNSLLRLTLDRPGNYSRHGLFRRVSDHGAPRDRLPLGRSSHRGFP; from the coding sequence ATGCCGCCAGCCAATGACCCAGCCCAATCGCCTCTCCCCAACCGCTGGCCCGAATTGCTGGCCCCGGCGGGAAATCTGGAAAAGCTGCAGGTGGCCATCCATTACGGGGCCGATGCCGTATATTTGGGCGGCAGCCGCTTCGGCCTGCGGGCCCATGCCGGCAACTTCAGCGACGAGGAACTGCGCACAGCCACCGCCCTGGCCCATGAACACGGGGTCAGGGTCTATGTTACGGTCAACATCTTTGCCCACCAGCAGGACTTTGCCGGCCTGCCGGAGTACCTGGTTTTTTTACGGGAGTTGGGAGTGGATGGGCTGATCATCGCCGACCCCGGTATTCTGGCGGTGGCCCGCCGGACGGTGCCGGAGTTGCCGGTGCACTTAAGCACCCAGGCCAACGTCACCAACCCGGAAAGCGCCGCCTTCTGGGAGGCCTGCGGGGTCAGCCGGATCAATCCGGCCCGGGAACTCTCTTTGGCGGAGATCAAGGGTTTACGGCAACGGGTGCGCGCCGAGTTGGAGATTTTCGTCCATGGGGCGCTTTGTATTTCCTACTCCGGCCGCTGCTTCTTAAGCCTTTATCTCACCGGCCGGGATGCCAACCGGGGCGACTGCGCCCATCCCTGTCGCTACCGCTACCGGCTGCTGGAAGAAAAACGGCCGGGGCAGTTTTTCCCCCTGGAGGAGGACGAACGGGGCAGTTACATCTTCAACGCTAAGGATCTTTGCCTGTTGAACCGCCTGCCGGAGTTGATCCGGACCGGGGCCGACGCCCTGAAGATCGAGGGGCGGATGAAAAGCCTCTTTTACGTGGGCACGGTGGTCCGCCTTTACCGGGCGGCGCTTGATTTCTGGCAGCAACAGGGGTTGGACACCCCCCTGCCGCCGGCCTTTGCCGAGGAGCTGAGCAAGATCGGCGGCCGGGGGCAGAGCGAAAATTTTTTCGAGCAGCAGCCGGAGGCCACCGAGATGCTTTACGACGGCACCACGGCCAATCCCCGCGGGGTGCCGGCGGCGATTGTGCGCAAAGGCGGGCCGGCGCCGCTGGTGGAAGCCCGCAACCCTTTCCAGTGCGGGGATACCATCGAATTTCTCGAGCGGGGGCTCAACAATATCCCTTGCCGGGTCACGGCCATTCATGACCTGGAAGGCCAAGCGCTGGCCCGGGCCAACCCCAACAGTCTGCTGCGTCTTACCCTGGACCGGCCCGGCAATTACTCCCGCCACGGCCTGTTCCGGCGTGTAAGCGATCACGGGGCACCCCGTGACCGCTTACCCCTTGGAAGATCGTCACACAGGGGGTTCCCGTGA